In one Mycobacteroides chelonae genomic region, the following are encoded:
- a CDS encoding enoyl-CoA hydratase-related protein yields MSPILELQDTIAILNLGPDENRFSPDWLDTVNGLLDDALEHAKPLITVGTGKFYSNGLDLDWLMSHADQTDGYVGRVHALFSRVLTLPLPTVAAVNGHAFGAGAMLAVAHDYRVMRSDRGYLCFPEVDINIPFTPGMASLIQAKVTPQTAVTAMTTGHRYGGEAAVAAGLADRAVSEDQVLSVAVDLMKPLEGKNSGTLGAIKTTMFAATTAALAA; encoded by the coding sequence ATGAGCCCCATCCTGGAACTTCAGGACACCATTGCGATTCTGAACCTCGGCCCGGACGAAAACCGGTTCTCCCCGGATTGGCTCGATACCGTCAACGGACTCCTCGATGACGCGCTGGAGCACGCCAAGCCGCTGATCACCGTGGGGACCGGAAAGTTCTATTCGAACGGGCTTGACCTGGATTGGCTGATGTCCCACGCAGATCAGACCGACGGGTACGTCGGTCGTGTCCACGCGTTGTTCAGTCGAGTCCTCACCCTCCCGCTGCCGACCGTCGCGGCGGTCAACGGTCACGCGTTTGGAGCAGGAGCGATGCTCGCCGTGGCCCACGACTACCGAGTGATGCGATCCGACCGTGGATATCTGTGCTTCCCCGAGGTCGATATCAACATTCCGTTCACCCCCGGTATGGCGAGCCTCATTCAGGCCAAGGTGACCCCGCAGACAGCGGTGACCGCGATGACGACCGGGCACCGGTACGGCGGAGAAGCGGCCGTGGCCGCGGGTCTTGCCGACCGGGCCGTATCCGAGGACCAAGTACTCAGCGTCGCAGTCGATCTGATGAAACCCCTGGAGGGCAAGAACAGCGGGACGCTGGGTGCCATCAAAACGACAATGTTCGCCGCGACCACCGCTGCCCTGGCCGCATGA
- a CDS encoding nuclear transport factor 2 family protein encodes MTTSDLAKLESMIQRIEDERAIERIVASYGPLVDAGEATATAELWSPDGRYDVEDWTMSGRSDIEAMVNSQEHQGLIARGCTHLLGPAVVTVRGDDAVAVCESVLLVKHGVTYYVARAGVNHFALQRSARGWEIVQRTTRRLDGTSFPRALLSRGVEGLPVQQSEQDPP; translated from the coding sequence ATGACAACATCCGACCTCGCCAAGCTTGAATCGATGATTCAACGAATAGAAGATGAACGTGCCATCGAACGAATTGTCGCGTCATATGGTCCGCTTGTGGACGCGGGTGAAGCGACCGCGACAGCTGAGTTGTGGTCTCCCGACGGACGTTACGACGTAGAAGACTGGACCATGTCGGGTCGATCCGATATCGAGGCGATGGTCAATTCGCAAGAGCACCAAGGGCTGATTGCTCGCGGATGCACTCATCTGCTGGGGCCAGCGGTCGTTACCGTGCGAGGCGACGACGCTGTTGCTGTGTGCGAATCAGTCTTACTTGTCAAACACGGAGTGACCTATTACGTCGCGCGAGCGGGCGTTAACCATTTCGCACTGCAGCGAAGCGCCAGAGGCTGGGAAATCGTACAGCGCACAACACGCAGGCTAGACGGAACCTCGTTCCCTCGGGCATTGCTCTCCAGGGGAGTCGAAGGCCTTCCGGTGCAACAATCAGAACAGGATCCCCCATGA